From the Oryza glaberrima chromosome 5, OglaRS2, whole genome shotgun sequence genome, one window contains:
- the LOC127772835 gene encoding protein SULFUR DEFICIENCY-INDUCED 2-like, producing MASSSKRRGGAGGGGAEKKDLFHVVHKVPAGDSPYVRAKHLQLVDKDPETAIVWFWKAINSRDKVDSALKDMAVVMKQQDRAEEAIEAIRSFRHLCSRQAQESLDNLLIDLYKKCGKVDEQIDLLKQKLKMIYLGEAFNGKATKTARSHGKKFQVSIQQETSRILGNLGWAYMQQSNYSAAELVYRKAQSIEPDANRACNLGLCLIKQSRHDEARQVLHDVVLRRISGSEDDKVVARAKQLLHELEPVTHVTSPNNAGLSVSEEIMERLDLVLNEWTPFRSRRLPVFEEIATLRDQIAC from the exons aTGGCTTCGTCGTCGAAGAGGAGAGGCGGggctggaggtggaggagcggaGAAGAAGGACCTCTTCCATGTCGTCCACAAGGTGCCCGCAGGGGACAGCCCGTACGTCAGAGCCAAGCACCTGCAG CTTGTCGATAAGGATCCGGAGACAGCCATCGTGTGGTTCTGGAAGGCGATCAACTCCAGGGACAAGGTGGATAGTGCCCTGAAGGACATGGCTGTGGTGATGAAGCAGCAGGATCGCGCCGAGGAGGCGATAGAAGCCATCAGATCATTCAGGCACCTCTGCTCAAGGCAGGCTCAGGAGTCCCTTGACAACCTTCTGATCGACCTCTACAAG AAATGTGGCAAAGTCGATGAACAGATCGATCTACTGAAACAGAAGCTGAAGATGATATACCTTGGAGAGGCCTTCAACGGGAAGGCGACCAAGACAGCACGTTCCCATGGGAAAAAGTTCCAGGTCTCTATCCAGCAGGAGACTTCTCGCATTCTG GGCAATCTTGGCTGGGCTTACATGCAGCAGAGCAACTATTCAGCCGCTGAATTGGTGTATCGCAAGGCGCAAAGCATTGAGCCTGATGCCAATAGGGCATGCAACCTTGGGCTGTGCCTAATTAAGCAGAGCAGGCATGATGAAGCAAGACAAGTACTTCATGATGTTGTGCTACGCAGAATCTCCGGATCGGAAGATGACAAGGTGGTAGCCCGAGCTAAGCAGCTTCTCCATGAACTTGAGCCGGTGACGCATGTTACGTCGCCAAATAATGCTGGGCTGAGTGTCAGTGAAGAGATCATGGAGAGACTAGACCTTGTGTTGAACGAATGGACGCCATTCAGGTCAAGGAGGCTGCCGGTATTTGAGGAGATAGCTACCTTAAGGGACCAAATTGCTTGTTGA
- the LOC127774269 gene encoding uncharacterized protein LOC127774269 — protein sequence MEVFENARSVRLRSHLGTYLCAADVGDGGGEAVTHGYRRNCRGTVWAVETSGDDYVRLQGNRGLYLCATELPAALDGGCRGSAACCWVIQAGSPPSPNDGAFLWTPRREGEHLTLTGLYGRLLRARFGLTPRENAVTVDRDAAPEESSWVVEVVPESEAPPPPRCRALSCDARLEAATSEPDTASTTAFVRFYSTKEQSLAALRRRLEEEARREDFVVCRRRCAAPPPGLFPVVLDLPPGNRDMEFVLVLHSSRVASALQFPFGNGHTARISV from the exons ATGGAGGTCTTCGAGAACGCGAGGTCGGTGCGGCTCAGGAGCCACCTGGGCACGTACCTATGCGCGGCggacgtcggcgacggcggcggggaggccgtCACCCACGGGTACCGCCGCAACTGCCGGGGCACCGTCTGGGCCGTGGAGACCTCCGGCGACGACTACGTCAGGCTGCAGGGAAACCGGGGGCTCTACCTCTGCGCCACCGAGCTCCCCGCCGCGCTCGACGGCGGCTGCCGCGGCTCCGCGGCGTGCTGCTGGGTCATCCAGGCGGGCTCGCCGCCCAGCCCCAACGACGGCGCCTTCCTGTGGACGCCGCGCCGCGAGGGGGAGCACCTCACGCTCACGGGGCTCtacggccgcctcctccgcgccagGTTCGGGCTCACGCCGCGGGAGAACGCCGTCACCGTCGACCGCGACGCCGCCCCCGAGGAGAGCTCCTGGGTCGTCGAGGTCGTCCCGGAatcggaggcgccgccgccgccgcgctgccgcgccCTGTCCTGCGACGCCCGCCTCGAGGCCGCCACGTCGGAGCCCGACACGGCGTCCACTACTGCTTTCGTCAGATTCTATTCCACCAAG GAGCAGAGCCTCGCGGCGCTGCgccggcggctggaggaggaggcgcgccggGAGGACTTCGTCGTCTGCCGCCGGaggtgcgccgcgccgccgccggggctgTTCCCCGTCGTCCTCGACCTCCCCCCCGGCAACAGAGACATGGAGTTCGTCCTCGTCTTGCACTCCTCCAGAG TGGCGAGTGCTCTTCAATTTCCATTTGGAAATGGGCATACGGCACGCATCAGTGTATGA